Proteins encoded within one genomic window of Bremerella alba:
- a CDS encoding SGNH/GDSL hydrolase family protein, giving the protein MIGSPWTFRLIPCSVGIVLSVLICADSFAQFGGSRDVKEYIRDGDRIALVGGTFIEREQQYGYFELALNLALPETNFTMRNLGWSGDTVTGISRARFGNQKEAWSHLTKSLDLVDPTVIFVGYGTNEAFRGKEGLEEFKSNYEKLLDELEKRAQRIVLIQPLPMENLGPPLPNPEQYNADVTLYAKAIRQLAYDRGHRTMGMNEAFAKYQSTGKKAPEHLTDNGMHLTGFGYWYLAPKMVQSLTPGTWSSESPLKAVAANPLKPNDKVSVPLPYAAAPGTPAPQSIQCVIHFDQQGNCVLQGPGDAPGVSASTEQWGRGVDIPAANLYSKTEQIRQAILRKNQLFFDRYRPQNETYLYLFRKHEQGNNAVEIPQFDPLIQQQDKKIFELKQPVAYDLKFEESAN; this is encoded by the coding sequence GTGATTGGTAGCCCCTGGACTTTTCGGCTTATTCCCTGCTCTGTAGGGATTGTTCTGTCAGTACTGATTTGTGCTGACTCGTTCGCTCAGTTTGGTGGTTCTCGCGATGTCAAAGAATACATCCGTGACGGCGATCGAATTGCCCTTGTCGGTGGAACGTTCATTGAACGAGAGCAGCAGTACGGTTACTTCGAGTTGGCCTTGAATCTGGCCCTGCCGGAAACCAACTTCACCATGCGAAACCTTGGCTGGAGTGGCGACACCGTCACCGGCATCTCTCGGGCACGCTTTGGCAATCAGAAAGAGGCCTGGTCGCATCTGACCAAGTCGCTGGATCTTGTCGACCCCACGGTGATCTTTGTCGGCTACGGAACCAATGAAGCGTTCCGCGGCAAGGAAGGATTGGAAGAGTTCAAGTCGAACTACGAGAAGCTGCTTGATGAATTGGAAAAGCGAGCCCAACGCATTGTCCTGATCCAACCCCTGCCGATGGAGAATCTCGGCCCGCCCCTGCCCAATCCCGAACAGTACAACGCAGATGTTACGTTGTACGCCAAGGCGATCCGGCAGTTGGCCTACGACCGTGGCCACCGCACGATGGGCATGAACGAGGCGTTTGCCAAATATCAGTCGACCGGTAAGAAAGCTCCGGAGCATCTGACCGACAACGGAATGCATCTGACTGGTTTTGGGTATTGGTATCTGGCACCGAAGATGGTGCAAAGCTTGACCCCTGGGACATGGTCGAGTGAATCCCCGTTGAAAGCCGTCGCGGCCAATCCCTTGAAACCAAACGATAAGGTTTCAGTCCCGCTGCCGTATGCCGCTGCCCCCGGTACGCCGGCACCTCAGTCGATTCAATGCGTCATTCATTTCGATCAGCAAGGCAATTGCGTCTTGCAGGGCCCTGGGGACGCGCCTGGCGTGAGCGCAAGCACCGAGCAGTGGGGACGTGGGGTCGATATTCCTGCCGCGAACCTTTACAGCAAGACGGAACAAATCCGCCAAGCGATCCTTCGTAAGAACCAACTCTTCTTTGATCGATATCGACCGCAGAACGAAACGTATCTCTATCTGTTTCGCAAGCACGAGCAGGGAAACAACGCCGTCGAGATTCCACAATTCGATCCTCTGATCCAGCAGCAAGATAAGAAGATCTTCGAGTTAAAGCAGCCGGTCGCGTACGACCTAAAGTTTGAAGAATCGGCTAACTAA
- a CDS encoding DUF6268 family outer membrane beta-barrel protein: MTEHANAQMQPWAQRDLSSLSRESAYQPMQRIPPTEVFPGGYQMPQYPKTGSPGNPAVPATLVSDNPPELSMISEDIEQQDALYLSEEEVFSTRPILSPAKDSVLQSLTIQSTWIAGSGDNIGMTEVSGSATLGFPAPTRESPLLLTPGYGMYFLVGPDSVQAPATLYQAYLTTRWMSQLSPKWGTVLSVTPGVYSDFKRTDSDAFRVSGMVIMSYQWAESIQFLFGVAYLNRDDYSVLPVVGLVWTPDNDHRLELTFPRPRYMQLFSYGPGYEDWWYVAGEFGGGTWSVEHPLGENDSLTLSDYRVIIGMERKSDGGGKSFVEIGYVFGRKFEYKNDPVELDMSDTIMLRSGWWY; encoded by the coding sequence GTGACGGAGCATGCTAACGCGCAAATGCAGCCATGGGCGCAACGCGATCTGAGCTCGCTCTCGCGAGAATCGGCCTATCAGCCGATGCAGCGCATTCCACCCACCGAGGTCTTCCCAGGCGGATATCAAATGCCGCAGTATCCGAAGACAGGATCGCCAGGTAATCCGGCCGTTCCAGCCACGCTCGTCTCCGATAATCCCCCGGAGCTGAGCATGATCTCCGAAGATATCGAGCAGCAAGATGCACTTTACCTGAGTGAAGAAGAAGTCTTCTCGACGCGGCCGATATTAAGTCCTGCCAAAGATAGTGTTCTGCAATCGCTGACCATTCAAAGTACCTGGATTGCTGGCAGTGGTGACAATATCGGCATGACCGAAGTCAGCGGTAGTGCGACGCTCGGGTTTCCGGCCCCAACACGCGAATCCCCCCTGCTGCTGACCCCTGGCTACGGAATGTACTTCCTAGTCGGTCCCGACTCGGTCCAGGCTCCGGCCACGCTTTACCAAGCCTATCTCACAACACGTTGGATGTCGCAGTTGTCTCCCAAATGGGGGACGGTGCTGTCAGTGACCCCAGGCGTTTACAGTGATTTTAAGCGGACCGATAGCGACGCGTTCCGTGTGAGCGGAATGGTGATCATGTCGTACCAATGGGCCGAATCGATTCAATTTTTGTTCGGCGTGGCTTATCTCAATCGCGACGACTATTCGGTGTTGCCGGTGGTCGGATTGGTTTGGACGCCTGACAATGACCATCGCTTAGAGCTGACCTTTCCCCGCCCTCGCTACATGCAGTTGTTCTCTTACGGTCCCGGCTACGAAGACTGGTGGTATGTCGCCGGCGAGTTTGGTGGAGGAACCTGGAGCGTCGAACATCCGCTGGGCGAGAACGACTCGCTCACCCTGAGCGATTACCGCGTCATCATCGGGATGGAGCGCAAATCGGATGGGGGTGGCAAGTCGTTTGTAGAGATTGGCTATGTATTCGGACGTAAGTTTGAATACAAAAACGATCCGGTCGAACTCGACATGAGCGATACCATCATGCTACGCAGCGGTTGGTGGTATTAG
- the gmhB gene encoding D-glycero-beta-D-manno-heptose 1,7-bisphosphate 7-phosphatase, giving the protein MAIDTKIWTGPGRPAVFLDRDGTINEEVKYLGSPHQLRIIPGAAEAIARLNQVGIPVIVVTNQSGIARGYYSEDDVQDVHNYMDKLLADQGASVTSYYYCPHHPDAIVRKYAVDCECRKPRIGMLSAAAAQENVSLSQAYVVGDKRSDLRAAVNSGARGILVRTGYGKKTEEELLREAEATGAALVTNIVDDLAAAVEQILSALDQTKPQSLKAPKFASTYRHHRPEIGRHYPH; this is encoded by the coding sequence ATGGCGATAGATACGAAGATCTGGACTGGACCTGGCCGACCGGCCGTCTTCCTGGACCGCGACGGCACGATCAATGAAGAGGTAAAATACCTTGGTTCGCCCCACCAACTGCGGATCATTCCCGGGGCTGCCGAAGCGATTGCCCGCTTGAATCAGGTAGGCATTCCGGTGATCGTCGTCACCAATCAGTCTGGCATCGCGCGCGGCTACTACAGCGAAGACGATGTTCAGGACGTGCACAACTATATGGACAAGTTGTTGGCCGATCAGGGAGCTTCCGTCACTTCGTACTACTATTGCCCTCATCATCCGGATGCGATTGTGAGAAAGTACGCGGTCGATTGCGAATGCCGCAAGCCCCGCATCGGGATGCTTAGTGCTGCGGCTGCTCAGGAGAACGTTTCCCTCAGTCAGGCTTACGTCGTCGGAGACAAGCGATCCGACCTGCGTGCCGCAGTCAACTCCGGAGCACGCGGCATCCTGGTACGGACCGGCTACGGAAAGAAGACCGAAGAAGAGCTGCTTCGCGAAGCGGAAGCGACCGGTGCGGCCCTGGTCACCAACATCGTGGACGACTTAGCTGCGGCAGTTGAACAAATTTTGTCCGCCCTCGATCAAACCAAACCGCAAAGTTTGAAGGCACCTAAGTTCGCGTCTACTTATCGCCATCATCGACCGGAGATAGGTCGACATTACCCTCACTAA
- a CDS encoding DUF4112 domain-containing protein: protein MPHKPGTPSAVRKAGKQAQNSLTKDDREKLISRLQKIAHLFDDAVTVPGTSIKLGWDAVLGLIPIVGDASTTAVSAYFLWEAYRLGASRWTLTKMVWNVLVDFIIGFIPLVGDLFDVTFRANRRNMKLLEKELGRHSKQG, encoded by the coding sequence ATGCCACACAAACCAGGTACACCGAGTGCCGTTCGCAAGGCCGGTAAGCAAGCCCAGAATTCCCTTACCAAAGACGATCGCGAGAAGTTGATCTCGCGTCTGCAAAAGATCGCCCACCTTTTCGACGATGCTGTTACCGTGCCCGGCACGAGCATTAAACTGGGTTGGGACGCGGTGCTTGGTTTGATACCGATTGTCGGTGATGCTTCCACGACGGCGGTCTCGGCGTACTTCCTGTGGGAAGCCTATCGCCTGGGTGCCAGTCGCTGGACGTTGACCAAAATGGTATGGAACGTCCTGGTAGACTTTATCATCGGTTTCATTCCGCTGGTGGGTGACCTGTTTGACGTCACGTTCCGAGCCAACCGTCGTAATATGAAGTTGCTGGAAAAAGAACTGGGTAGACACTCGAAGCAGGGCTAA
- the ppk1 gene encoding polyphosphate kinase 1, with protein sequence MTQEITARLIDQTLKTASPETDLTDASWRDAYSDRDLGWLQFNSRVLHEALDERNPALERIKFLAIFTSNLDEFFMKRIGLLRTRSQAERLKNKVIGPVPVQQRLQEMRQVIIPMQKKRAQCFRNELKPLLAEHNIHLLDWDQLSDSQREKAHLFFNRNVYPALTPLALDPGHPFPYMSNLSTSLGFVLRVPDSEENLFARVKVPNILPQWIQLDSEMDDARSYIRLADLIHYNAEKLFPGMTIIDSTLFRLTRNSEVEIEDDDESESIRTIVAEELRQRKFEPVVRLELSENPNPWVRSLLMHQFDLSEDDVYEVPGELDYAGMWPLASLDIKELRDEPWNPIVPADLAGEEADIFSAIKAGDFLVHHPYESFDASVEQFIRAAANDPKVIAIKMTVYRVGDDTPFVRSLIRAAETGKQVACLIELKARFDEERNLHWAKELEKIGAHVVYGVLGLKTHTKIALVVRQESDGIRCYAHIGTGNYHVKTARLYTDLGLFTCDPMLTTDVVNLFHALTGRSREPSFQKLLVAPTNMREQFLEKTRREIENKKAGKPAMIIIKVNQLEDPEMCQGIVAASQAGVQVECLVRGFSCLRAGVPGLTENVTIRSIIGRFLEHSRIFFFANGSDDPLDGEYYIGSADWMQRNLSNRVEAVTPIELRGHKERLWEILDVLMRDRRQAWVMKPDGEYEQLVPSDSDSDIARLGSHRTLMLLTQQRLKERIK encoded by the coding sequence ATGACGCAGGAAATAACGGCACGCTTGATCGACCAGACCCTGAAGACCGCTTCACCGGAAACCGATCTAACCGATGCCTCGTGGCGAGACGCGTATTCTGACCGTGATCTAGGCTGGCTTCAATTCAATAGCCGCGTCCTGCACGAGGCACTCGATGAGCGTAATCCGGCCTTAGAGCGTATCAAATTCCTGGCTATCTTTACGTCGAATCTGGACGAATTCTTTATGAAGCGGATCGGCTTGCTGCGTACCCGTAGCCAGGCCGAACGTCTTAAGAACAAAGTCATTGGTCCAGTCCCGGTGCAGCAACGCCTGCAAGAGATGCGTCAGGTCATTATTCCTATGCAGAAGAAGCGTGCCCAATGCTTCCGCAATGAGCTCAAACCGCTTCTGGCCGAGCACAACATCCATCTTCTGGATTGGGACCAACTCAGCGATTCCCAACGCGAGAAAGCACACCTCTTTTTCAATCGCAACGTCTACCCGGCACTGACGCCGTTGGCGCTCGATCCTGGGCACCCATTCCCATACATGTCGAACCTATCGACATCGCTCGGCTTTGTTCTGCGTGTGCCAGATTCGGAAGAGAATTTGTTTGCCCGGGTCAAGGTTCCCAACATTCTGCCACAATGGATACAACTCGATTCAGAGATGGATGACGCGCGGTCATACATTCGTCTGGCCGATCTCATTCATTACAACGCCGAGAAGCTGTTCCCCGGCATGACGATTATCGACTCGACGCTGTTCCGCCTTACGCGAAACTCGGAGGTCGAAATTGAAGACGACGACGAATCCGAAAGCATCCGCACGATCGTCGCGGAAGAACTTCGTCAACGAAAGTTCGAGCCGGTCGTGCGTCTAGAGCTTTCGGAAAACCCTAACCCGTGGGTTCGCTCGCTGTTGATGCACCAATTCGATCTCTCGGAAGATGACGTCTACGAAGTACCGGGCGAGTTGGACTATGCCGGCATGTGGCCGTTGGCATCGCTCGACATCAAAGAACTTCGTGATGAACCATGGAACCCGATCGTTCCGGCCGACCTGGCTGGTGAAGAAGCGGATATCTTCTCGGCCATCAAGGCCGGTGACTTCCTCGTGCATCATCCGTATGAAAGCTTCGATGCCAGTGTCGAGCAGTTCATTCGTGCCGCAGCGAACGATCCCAAAGTGATCGCGATCAAGATGACCGTCTACCGGGTCGGTGACGACACGCCGTTTGTGCGTAGCCTGATCCGTGCTGCCGAGACCGGCAAGCAAGTTGCCTGCTTGATCGAACTCAAGGCCCGCTTCGATGAAGAGCGAAATTTGCACTGGGCGAAGGAGCTCGAAAAGATCGGTGCCCATGTTGTTTACGGTGTTCTTGGTCTAAAAACGCACACGAAAATTGCCTTGGTGGTTCGTCAGGAATCGGACGGTATCCGTTGCTATGCTCATATCGGTACCGGAAATTACCACGTAAAAACGGCGCGGCTCTATACCGACCTGGGGCTGTTCACTTGCGATCCGATGCTGACAACCGACGTGGTGAATTTATTCCATGCCCTGACGGGGCGTTCTCGCGAACCCAGTTTCCAAAAGTTGCTGGTAGCGCCAACCAACATGCGCGAGCAGTTCCTGGAAAAGACACGCCGCGAGATCGAGAACAAAAAAGCAGGCAAGCCCGCGATGATCATCATCAAGGTCAACCAGTTGGAAGACCCAGAGATGTGCCAAGGCATTGTCGCCGCATCCCAGGCCGGTGTTCAAGTTGAATGCTTGGTGCGCGGCTTCTCTTGCCTGCGTGCTGGCGTGCCTGGCCTGACGGAAAATGTAACCATCCGCAGTATCATTGGACGATTCCTAGAGCATTCCCGCATCTTCTTTTTCGCCAACGGATCGGACGACCCCCTCGATGGCGAATACTATATCGGCTCGGCCGACTGGATGCAGCGTAACCTCAGCAATCGCGTCGAAGCCGTCACGCCGATCGAATTGCGGGGACACAAAGAGCGACTGTGGGAAATTCTAGACGTGCTGATGAGAGATCGTCGCCAGGCCTGGGTCATGAAACCCGACGGAGAATACGAGCAGCTTGTTCCTTCGGACAGCGACAGCGACATCGCGCGACTCGGCTCGCATCGCACATTGATGCTATTGACCCAGCAGCGACTAAAAGAACGCATTAAGTAA
- a CDS encoding PVC-type heme-binding CxxCH protein: MNRFAFALLLLLFAPAALFAQRDLKVIPETDPAAEQRSFTVAEGFEVNLFASEPMIASPIQINFDAQGRLWVASSSVYPQIEPGQVADDKILMLEDTNGDGTADKSTVFADGLLIPTGVLPGDGGVYVANSTELLHMKDTDGDGKADEKRVVLSGFGTEDTHHILHTLRWGFDGMMYFNQSIYIHSHIETPHGVRRLNAGGIWQFRPETLELDVFCRGYVNTWGHHFNDYGANFATDGAYSEGINYTFPGAVFATASNSRRQLHGLNPGSPKHCGLELVGGSHLPEDWQTSAITNDFRAHRVCRFVLEEDGSGFASRQAEDVIKASHGAFRPVDVKMGPDGAIYIADWYNPIIQHGEVDFRDPRRDHVHGRIWRVTKKDSPLIKPQNLHDASIDELLTALTSPEKWVRTHAKLQLKLRPRTDVLEKLATWMQQRAKEDPANAHQRLEGLWAYQALDEINEPLLLELLASPNHNIRAAAVRVASQWYDEVSEPLALFTAAVRDEHPRVRLEGVRALATVPSSQAMIVGLEATRQPMDRFLDFAVWQLVEDLAPVWIPELQEAVANNDTNSKIFQDAKAHPESWAFAFEAIPNAEVAEAAIVLLPEADAKTSGRLVELAAQRGGSQLLGNLFTSILPEGSRSGDNSQIVPILKSFLVAMQVRKTKPKGDLAAIETLYASDSPEVAALAFDTAIAWNVASQDLVRGYASGEKELPQAARVAAVNALAKMPGQPTAKLLVDLIHTDSADQALRLAALESLATIALPNAANQTAMLLAKEGNPISADALLAPFVSRKQGQLRLAAALKDKKLPRDQAQLALRSVRSSSQASPELVGAIQAAGGLAEGVRQWSDKELADITILAMQSGDPHAGEAIFRKEELNCFKCHAIGEAGGSVGPNLISLGASAQPDYIVESLLRPSAKVKENFHSLIILTDEGKVLTGIPVRENNDLLVLRDAEGREIEIPQEAIEDRAEGRSLMPDGSIDALTTKEIVDLAAFMTKLGKAEEFSIGNQKYMRSWKTLTFNNESLRAINRSSNNTVAAGHPSFVWKPVFSQVDGGIPLAELPVYYPHRNQPQFAYVQTDIEVASGGTFRFAFEGPEGLSVWLDGKPIPTAKELEANWQPGVHQLTLAINLGERKETVKVRLLEEESTGRLATAAKK, encoded by the coding sequence ATGAACCGTTTTGCTTTTGCCTTGCTGCTGCTGTTGTTCGCTCCGGCAGCCTTGTTTGCTCAGCGTGATCTGAAGGTCATTCCCGAAACCGATCCGGCCGCCGAACAACGTTCGTTCACCGTGGCCGAAGGATTCGAGGTGAACCTGTTCGCTTCCGAGCCAATGATCGCCAGCCCGATTCAAATCAACTTCGACGCCCAAGGCCGCTTGTGGGTTGCGTCGAGTTCGGTCTATCCTCAGATCGAGCCAGGTCAGGTGGCCGACGACAAGATCCTCATGCTGGAGGATACTAACGGAGACGGCACCGCCGATAAGTCGACCGTTTTCGCCGATGGCCTGTTGATTCCGACCGGTGTGCTGCCAGGTGACGGTGGTGTGTACGTCGCCAACAGCACTGAACTACTGCACATGAAAGATACCGACGGCGACGGCAAGGCCGACGAAAAGCGAGTGGTGCTGTCTGGCTTTGGAACCGAAGACACGCACCATATCCTGCACACGCTTCGCTGGGGCTTCGACGGGATGATGTACTTCAACCAGTCGATCTATATCCATAGCCATATTGAAACCCCGCACGGTGTACGTCGCTTAAACGCCGGCGGTATCTGGCAGTTCCGTCCTGAAACACTGGAACTCGACGTTTTCTGTCGCGGCTATGTGAACACCTGGGGGCATCATTTCAACGACTACGGAGCCAACTTCGCAACCGATGGTGCTTATAGCGAGGGAATCAATTACACCTTCCCAGGGGCCGTGTTTGCTACGGCTTCCAATTCGCGTCGTCAACTGCACGGGCTCAACCCCGGCAGCCCCAAGCACTGCGGCTTGGAACTGGTCGGCGGATCGCACTTGCCCGAAGACTGGCAGACCAGTGCGATTACCAATGACTTCCGTGCCCATCGTGTTTGCCGCTTTGTGCTGGAAGAAGATGGTTCCGGTTTCGCCAGCCGTCAAGCCGAAGACGTCATCAAGGCATCGCACGGAGCGTTTCGACCGGTCGACGTGAAGATGGGCCCTGATGGAGCGATCTATATTGCCGACTGGTACAACCCCATCATTCAGCATGGCGAAGTCGACTTTCGCGACCCACGCCGCGACCATGTGCACGGGCGTATCTGGCGTGTGACGAAGAAGGATAGCCCCTTAATCAAGCCGCAGAACCTGCACGACGCTTCGATCGATGAGCTTCTTACCGCTTTAACCTCTCCGGAGAAATGGGTTCGTACGCATGCCAAGCTGCAGTTGAAGCTTCGCCCACGGACCGATGTTCTCGAGAAGCTTGCCACTTGGATGCAGCAGCGAGCCAAGGAAGACCCGGCTAACGCACATCAGCGTCTGGAAGGGCTGTGGGCTTATCAGGCACTCGACGAGATCAACGAGCCGCTTTTGCTGGAGCTACTAGCTTCCCCCAATCACAATATCCGCGCGGCAGCCGTACGGGTTGCCTCGCAGTGGTATGACGAAGTTTCTGAGCCGCTCGCATTGTTTACTGCTGCCGTTCGCGACGAGCATCCACGCGTTCGCTTGGAAGGCGTCCGAGCACTTGCCACCGTGCCCAGCTCGCAGGCAATGATCGTCGGGCTGGAAGCGACGCGTCAGCCGATGGACCGATTTTTGGACTTTGCCGTGTGGCAACTGGTCGAGGATCTGGCTCCGGTTTGGATTCCGGAATTGCAAGAAGCGGTCGCCAATAACGATACCAATTCAAAGATCTTTCAAGATGCGAAAGCTCATCCAGAAAGCTGGGCGTTTGCCTTCGAAGCGATTCCAAACGCCGAGGTCGCCGAGGCCGCGATTGTTTTGCTGCCAGAGGCCGACGCGAAAACATCTGGCCGCCTGGTCGAATTAGCTGCCCAGCGAGGTGGCTCACAACTGCTAGGGAACCTATTCACATCGATCTTGCCGGAAGGCAGCCGATCCGGAGATAACTCGCAAATCGTTCCGATCCTGAAGTCATTTCTCGTTGCCATGCAGGTTCGCAAGACGAAGCCGAAAGGCGACCTGGCGGCGATTGAAACGCTCTATGCATCCGACTCGCCTGAAGTGGCCGCATTGGCCTTCGATACGGCGATTGCTTGGAACGTGGCTTCGCAAGATTTGGTACGTGGCTATGCTTCTGGTGAAAAAGAACTTCCCCAGGCTGCGCGTGTTGCTGCGGTAAACGCCCTTGCTAAAATGCCAGGACAGCCGACGGCCAAGCTGTTGGTGGATTTGATTCATACGGACTCTGCCGACCAAGCGTTGCGTTTGGCTGCATTGGAAAGCCTGGCAACGATCGCGCTTCCCAATGCGGCGAATCAAACCGCGATGTTATTGGCCAAAGAAGGAAACCCAATTTCCGCCGACGCCTTGCTTGCTCCGTTTGTTAGTCGCAAGCAAGGGCAGCTTCGTTTGGCTGCCGCACTTAAGGATAAGAAGCTTCCACGCGATCAAGCACAACTGGCACTTCGCTCGGTACGAAGCAGCAGTCAAGCATCGCCAGAGCTCGTTGGGGCCATTCAAGCGGCGGGTGGGCTGGCCGAAGGCGTTCGTCAGTGGTCGGACAAAGAACTGGCCGACATTACCATTCTGGCCATGCAGTCGGGCGATCCACACGCCGGAGAAGCGATCTTCCGCAAAGAGGAACTGAATTGCTTCAAGTGCCACGCGATCGGTGAGGCAGGCGGTAGCGTCGGGCCGAATTTAATCAGCCTGGGAGCCAGTGCTCAGCCAGACTACATCGTTGAATCCCTGCTGCGGCCCAGTGCGAAAGTGAAAGAGAACTTCCACTCGTTGATCATTTTGACCGACGAGGGAAAAGTGCTCACCGGGATTCCCGTTCGTGAAAACAACGACTTGCTGGTCCTGCGTGACGCTGAGGGGCGCGAGATCGAGATTCCTCAGGAAGCGATTGAAGATCGCGCCGAAGGGCGATCGCTGATGCCGGACGGATCAATTGATGCTTTAACGACGAAAGAAATCGTCGACCTCGCCGCGTTTATGACGAAGCTGGGCAAAGCCGAAGAGTTCTCAATCGGCAATCAAAAGTACATGCGATCGTGGAAGACGCTGACGTTTAACAACGAGTCGCTGCGAGCGATCAACCGCTCGAGCAACAATACCGTTGCGGCCGGGCATCCTTCGTTCGTGTGGAAGCCTGTCTTCAGCCAAGTCGATGGCGGAATTCCTCTGGCAGAATTGCCCGTTTATTACCCCCATCGCAACCAGCCGCAGTTCGCTTACGTGCAAACCGACATCGAGGTCGCTAGCGGCGGTACCTTCCGATTTGCTTTCGAGGGGCCGGAAGGACTTTCGGTGTGGCTCGACGGCAAGCCTATCCCGACCGCCAAAGAGTTGGAAGCGAATTGGCAGCCTGGTGTGCATCAGTTGACGCTAGCGATCAACTTAGGTGAGCGTAAAGAGACGGTGAAAGTCCGATTACTGGAAGAGGAATCGACCGGCCGCTTGGCCACTGCGGCGAAGAAATAG
- a CDS encoding S1C family serine protease, producing the protein MPTLRVFLATLLVVACLFSTSICAQDPAVTAAQQFEPQWNAKQLELTPEEQRNVYVYEQGNRAVVHITTRSVQMDNYFLMERPAEGSGSGSVLDKQGLVLTNYHVIEGAREIRVTLFDGDSYAAVLVGQDPVNDIAVLKIDAPNDALHPVQFGDSTRLKVGQKVYAIGNPFGLERTMTIGIISSLNRVLPSRSGRTMKSIIQIDAALNRGNSGGPLFDSSGRLIGMNTAIASSTGENTGVGFAIPVAAIERVVPQLVKNGRVIRPDIGITRVYQTEQGLTVATVAPGGPADQAGIRGFRLVREQVQRGPFVYEQTRLDRSEADTIVGIDGQQVQSADDLLSVIENKKPEEQIVLSVLRQGEKISVPVKLGLED; encoded by the coding sequence ATGCCCACACTTCGCGTATTTCTCGCTACCTTACTGGTTGTCGCCTGCCTGTTCTCGACTTCGATCTGCGCCCAAGACCCAGCTGTCACCGCTGCTCAGCAATTTGAACCTCAATGGAACGCCAAGCAGTTAGAGCTGACTCCGGAAGAACAACGCAATGTCTATGTGTACGAGCAGGGCAACCGTGCCGTCGTCCATATCACCACGCGAAGTGTCCAGATGGACAACTATTTTCTGATGGAGCGTCCAGCCGAAGGATCGGGAAGCGGAAGCGTGCTCGATAAGCAAGGGCTCGTCTTGACGAACTATCACGTGATTGAAGGGGCCCGTGAGATCCGGGTTACGCTTTTCGATGGCGATAGCTACGCTGCGGTACTGGTCGGCCAAGACCCGGTCAACGATATCGCGGTGTTAAAGATCGACGCGCCGAACGATGCGCTTCACCCAGTTCAGTTTGGCGATTCGACTCGTTTGAAGGTCGGCCAAAAGGTTTACGCGATTGGCAATCCATTTGGCTTAGAGAGAACGATGACTATTGGCATCATCTCGAGCTTGAACCGCGTCCTGCCGTCGCGCAGCGGACGAACCATGAAGTCGATCATTCAAATCGATGCGGCTTTGAATCGCGGAAACTCAGGCGGTCCCTTGTTCGATAGCAGCGGTCGCCTGATCGGCATGAATACGGCGATTGCATCGAGTACTGGCGAAAACACAGGCGTCGGTTTCGCAATTCCGGTCGCGGCCATTGAGCGCGTTGTGCCCCAATTGGTAAAGAACGGCCGCGTCATTCGCCCCGACATTGGGATCACACGTGTTTATCAAACAGAACAGGGACTCACCGTTGCGACAGTAGCCCCTGGTGGTCCGGCCGACCAGGCCGGGATTCGCGGTTTTCGACTGGTGCGCGAACAGGTCCAGCGTGGTCCGTTTGTGTACGAGCAGACTCGCCTCGATCGCAGCGAAGCCGATACCATCGTGGGGATCGATGGACAGCAAGTTCAGTCCGCTGATGACCTGCTCTCGGTGATCGAGAACAAAAAGCCAGAGGAACAGATTGTCTTGAGTGTCCTACGTCAGGGCGAGAAGATCTCGGTGCCGGTCAAGCTTGGCTTAGAAGACTAG